In one window of Paenarthrobacter nicotinovorans DNA:
- a CDS encoding Hpt domain-containing protein encodes MSDRAAPHPGPSPLEPCKLQALAEELGDSRLALRFLSTYLTMLPERILRLSNGLCGHDLDASMDAVLSLKISSAMVGAVETESQCRAIEMMIREDHFDSAVAALPELRKSSDRCFDAVPQLLGTTESLHRSPWNPRIA; translated from the coding sequence GTGAGTGACCGGGCGGCACCCCACCCGGGGCCGAGTCCGCTGGAACCTTGCAAGCTGCAAGCGCTGGCCGAGGAGTTGGGCGACTCCCGGCTGGCGCTGCGTTTCCTCTCCACGTACCTCACCATGCTGCCCGAAAGGATCCTCAGGCTTTCCAACGGACTGTGCGGGCACGACCTCGACGCCAGCATGGACGCGGTCCTTAGCCTCAAGATCTCCTCGGCCATGGTGGGCGCGGTGGAAACTGAAAGCCAGTGCCGGGCCATCGAGATGATGATTCGTGAGGATCATTTCGACTCGGCGGTAGCGGCGCTCCCGGAGCTGAGGAAGTCCAGCGACCGCTGTTTCGACGCCGTGCCCCAGTTGCTGGGTACCACGGAGTCCCTCCACCGGAGTCCTTGGAATCCAAGGATCGCTTAG
- a CDS encoding signal peptidase I, translating to MSTIETLNGPALHGRRSAANIPASRAAASQPAAVAVVETAAVESAAVETVVETRAEAPAPKSAIRRVTGTVAKVIAVALLVLGALVFLFLAIGPRVFGYQTSTMLTGSMAPLINPGDVVVTVPTPIEDVKVGDIITYHIPVEDQRVETHRITEITTTADGGVAVQTKGDANNGIDPWIATLQGKTVDKQVATIPYVGNAIRAIREPMVLNTLMYGAPAILVIGMLASIWTKDPSKSAPEGVAQPQAASGE from the coding sequence ATGAGCACCATCGAGACCCTCAACGGACCAGCACTCCATGGCCGGCGTTCCGCTGCGAACATCCCGGCTTCCAGGGCCGCTGCCTCACAGCCGGCCGCCGTCGCCGTCGTCGAAACTGCAGCCGTCGAATCTGCTGCCGTCGAAACTGTCGTCGAAACCCGGGCTGAAGCCCCTGCCCCCAAAAGTGCCATCCGCCGCGTTACCGGCACCGTGGCTAAGGTGATTGCCGTGGCCTTGCTGGTCCTTGGCGCGCTGGTGTTCCTGTTCCTCGCGATCGGGCCACGCGTTTTTGGCTACCAGACCTCCACCATGCTGACCGGTTCCATGGCTCCCCTGATCAACCCCGGTGACGTGGTGGTGACCGTGCCGACGCCCATCGAGGACGTCAAAGTGGGCGACATCATCACCTACCACATTCCGGTGGAAGACCAGCGGGTGGAAACCCACCGCATCACCGAAATCACCACCACGGCGGACGGCGGGGTAGCTGTCCAGACGAAGGGCGACGCCAACAACGGCATCGATCCCTGGATCGCCACACTTCAGGGCAAGACCGTGGACAAGCAGGTCGCCACCATCCCCTATGTCGGCAACGCGATCAGGGCCATCCGGGAACCGATGGTCCTTAACACCCTGATGTACGGCGCACCAGCCATCCTGGTCATCGGGATGCTGGCCTCCATCTGGACGAAAGACCCCAGCAAGTCGGCGCCGGAAGGCGTCGCACAGCCCCAGGCAGCAAGCGGTGAGTGA
- a CDS encoding TasA family protein — MAISLKTTSGKILASVALVGTAAAVAGMGTYGAFTSSTSASQAVTAGTVTIALGAPGPANTLNVPIAGLLPGDKVEKLVTLANTGNSDLNNVTLTTSAGATASLLTTDTTNGLQLTIENCSTPWTGTAAPYTCAGTKTTVLANGPVIAANKVLNNLTSLTSAKTDNLKVTTAFPTTADNTFQGATSTIAFAFTGTQRTETTK, encoded by the coding sequence ATGGCCATCAGCCTCAAGACCACCTCCGGCAAAATCCTCGCCTCCGTCGCACTGGTCGGCACCGCAGCCGCCGTCGCCGGCATGGGAACCTACGGCGCGTTCACCTCCTCCACCTCCGCCTCCCAAGCCGTCACCGCAGGCACCGTCACCATCGCCCTGGGCGCCCCCGGACCAGCCAACACCCTCAACGTCCCCATCGCAGGCCTGCTGCCCGGCGACAAAGTCGAAAAACTCGTCACCCTGGCCAACACCGGCAACTCCGACCTGAACAACGTCACCCTCACCACCTCCGCCGGCGCCACCGCCTCCCTCCTCACCACCGACACCACCAACGGCCTGCAACTGACCATCGAAAACTGCTCCACCCCCTGGACCGGCACCGCCGCCCCCTACACCTGCGCCGGCACCAAAACCACCGTCCTGGCCAACGGCCCCGTCATCGCAGCGAACAAGGTCCTGAACAACCTCACCTCCCTGACCTCAGCCAAAACCGACAACCTCAAAGTCACCACCGCGTTCCCCACCACCGCGGACAACACCTTCCAAGGTGCCACCTCCACCATCGCCTTCGCCTTCACCGGCACCCAACGCACCGAAACCACCAAATAA
- a CDS encoding ZIP family metal transporter yields the protein MPMWLQALLWGTLAGGALVLGAGIAWMWNVPAKVVSTVMAFGAGVLISALAFELVDEAVQGGGLLPTVLGFLLGALIFVGSNVLLSRAGAKHRKRSGGAQPSEKDSPGSGTAIAIGALIDGIPESVVLGVGLLAGGAISPAMLAAVFISNVPEGLSSTAGMKKSGRSPAYVFGTWVGIAVFSGIAALVGFTALENAPDSVIAFITAIAAGGILAMLADTMIPEAFEEHHNLTGLTAAVGFLSAFTIHHVGG from the coding sequence ATGCCGATGTGGTTGCAGGCCTTGCTCTGGGGAACGCTGGCCGGGGGCGCTTTGGTTCTCGGCGCGGGGATCGCGTGGATGTGGAACGTGCCCGCCAAGGTCGTCTCCACAGTGATGGCCTTTGGCGCCGGTGTCTTGATCTCGGCACTGGCGTTCGAACTGGTGGACGAAGCCGTGCAAGGCGGCGGACTGCTGCCCACCGTACTGGGCTTCCTGCTGGGGGCACTGATCTTCGTGGGCTCCAATGTCCTCCTCTCACGCGCCGGTGCCAAGCATCGTAAGCGCTCCGGCGGCGCCCAGCCCTCGGAAAAGGACTCTCCCGGAAGCGGCACGGCCATTGCCATAGGCGCCCTCATCGACGGCATCCCCGAATCGGTGGTCCTCGGGGTAGGACTCCTGGCAGGCGGAGCCATCAGCCCGGCCATGCTCGCCGCCGTTTTCATCTCGAACGTTCCGGAGGGACTCTCCAGCACGGCCGGAATGAAGAAATCAGGACGCAGCCCTGCCTACGTCTTTGGCACGTGGGTGGGCATCGCCGTGTTCAGCGGAATTGCGGCCCTTGTTGGCTTCACGGCCTTGGAAAACGCACCCGACTCGGTCATCGCCTTCATCACGGCCATTGCCGCCGGAGGGATCCTGGCCATGCTGGCCGACACCATGATTCCCGAGGCCTTCGAAGAGCACCACAACCTCACGGGCCTGACGGCCGCCGTCGGCTTCCTCAGCGCCTTCACCATCCATCACGTGGGAGGCTAG
- a CDS encoding GlsB/YeaQ/YmgE family stress response membrane protein translates to MGFIGWIVLGLIAGAIAKAIKPGHQGGGWIATLLLGIVGAVLGGWIGSALFNVGINEFWSISTWLLAIGGALLVLIIWGLLTRKKA, encoded by the coding sequence ATGGGATTCATCGGTTGGATTGTTTTGGGTTTGATCGCCGGCGCCATTGCCAAGGCCATTAAGCCCGGCCACCAGGGCGGCGGCTGGATCGCCACCCTGCTGCTCGGCATCGTCGGTGCCGTCCTCGGCGGTTGGATCGGCAGCGCGCTGTTCAACGTCGGTATCAACGAGTTCTGGTCGATTTCCACCTGGCTCCTCGCCATTGGCGGTGCTCTGCTGGTCCTGATCATCTGGGGTCTGCTGACCCGCAAGAAGGCCTAG
- a CDS encoding serine/threonine-protein kinase, protein MTTLDVAAVRADRGAASACGVPRDLTSQDSLRQDSVAQESVHRDRVIAGRYRLAGPLGGGSEANVQKAFDLHSGDAVAVKIFRCSDAANDAPFRREVDIHGRLRHKNIVRVLGSGTTGHQEGGEIRNFLVMELVEGMDLRTLLHHQPASPRETAEWVSGIARALTYIHRRGIVHNDIKPGNILVKLAADPGGPGVAQLTDFGIALTGGTAAPDSSSGTPHYLSPEEVRGENSTTASDVYSLGLVALECLTGTKAFPGPPLESMVARTLGEPRIPDTVRRRWSMVLHAMTDPDPAGRPSASQVVGMFRRLSR, encoded by the coding sequence GTGACCACGCTCGACGTTGCGGCTGTCCGCGCTGATCGCGGAGCCGCAAGTGCATGCGGCGTGCCCCGGGACCTTACGTCCCAGGACAGCCTGCGCCAGGACAGCGTGGCCCAAGAGAGTGTTCACCGGGACCGGGTCATCGCCGGCCGGTACCGCCTCGCAGGACCATTGGGCGGCGGCTCGGAAGCCAACGTCCAAAAGGCATTCGACCTCCACAGTGGCGACGCTGTGGCAGTCAAGATTTTCAGGTGTTCCGACGCTGCCAACGACGCCCCCTTCCGTCGGGAAGTGGACATCCACGGCCGGTTGCGGCACAAGAACATCGTCCGGGTCCTCGGTTCCGGAACTACCGGGCACCAGGAAGGCGGAGAAATCCGGAATTTCCTGGTGATGGAGCTGGTGGAAGGAATGGATCTGCGGACCCTCCTTCATCATCAGCCGGCTTCGCCCCGCGAGACGGCCGAGTGGGTGAGCGGAATTGCGCGTGCCTTGACGTACATCCACCGCAGGGGCATCGTCCACAACGACATCAAGCCCGGCAACATCCTGGTCAAGCTCGCAGCAGACCCGGGTGGCCCCGGGGTAGCACAATTGACCGACTTTGGAATTGCCCTCACCGGCGGGACCGCCGCACCGGACTCGTCCTCGGGCACCCCGCATTACCTCAGTCCTGAAGAGGTGCGTGGCGAAAATTCCACAACCGCCAGCGATGTCTACTCGCTCGGTCTCGTTGCTCTTGAGTGCTTGACCGGAACGAAGGCATTTCCTGGCCCTCCCCTCGAGTCCATGGTTGCCAGGACTCTGGGGGAACCCCGAATTCCCGACACGGTCCGGCGGCGCTGGTCCATGGTGCTTCATGCCATGACAGACCCCGACCCTGCCGGCAGGCCGTCTGCCAGCCAAGTCGTCGGAATGTTCCGACGACTCAGCCGGTAG
- a CDS encoding MarR family winged helix-turn-helix transcriptional regulator, which yields MSDKSERQGYWYGLESRKQMGAVDVLNALRDYRAAEADMRRRTRASMGMGETDLLALRYLLEAERAGREVGPKELAVRLGVTSASMTSLVDRLVRSGYVTREPHPTDRRALILRPTPGSDQEVRSTLGDMHARMMEAAETLSSEDSAVVVEFLRRMRKAIDGIAAS from the coding sequence ATGAGCGACAAAAGTGAACGTCAGGGCTATTGGTACGGGCTGGAGAGCCGCAAGCAGATGGGCGCCGTGGATGTCCTGAATGCACTCAGGGACTACCGTGCCGCCGAAGCGGATATGCGCCGACGTACCCGCGCTTCCATGGGGATGGGCGAAACCGATCTTCTTGCCTTGCGGTACTTGCTTGAAGCCGAACGCGCAGGCCGTGAGGTCGGGCCCAAGGAGTTGGCTGTCCGCCTGGGCGTGACGTCGGCTTCCATGACGTCCCTGGTCGATCGGCTCGTGAGGTCCGGCTATGTCACGAGGGAGCCGCATCCGACTGACCGGCGTGCGCTCATCCTGCGCCCCACCCCCGGCTCGGATCAGGAGGTGCGCAGCACCCTGGGTGATATGCACGCCCGGATGATGGAGGCGGCCGAAACCCTGAGCAGCGAGGACTCCGCTGTGGTGGTCGAGTTCCTTCGGCGCATGCGAAAGGCGATCGACGGGATCGCGGCCTCCTGA
- a CDS encoding FUSC family protein: protein MGPGNKDHHPALRCAVGVFVPLITLTLIGRLDLAVFASFGAFTGIYGRNEPHSVRFRSQLRAGGFMLFIILLATLLARFAHALGIEGAEYSWLLTAATTVVAGVCSVVVAAWRLRPGGSLFHIFAFAAIASIAAQPPLWEALLVAVGTTVFCLLIGMSARVLKSHRTPWKRPPRIRHTPAERRAIWLEGGGYLVAAGLAGTIATLVGERLGFGHTYWAMVAAVVPLVGHSTRHRVSRGIQRIAGTVLGLVLLAGILWLNPAPWAMVLVIAACQFGAEMFIARQYLVAQVFVTPLALIATLLAAPVDPGLLLRDRIVETVIGAAVGVAVVVAPALWRRARKLPQQA, encoded by the coding sequence ATGGGTCCTGGCAACAAGGACCACCATCCCGCCCTCCGCTGCGCAGTTGGTGTGTTCGTTCCGCTGATCACGTTGACGTTGATAGGCCGACTGGATCTGGCGGTGTTTGCTTCGTTTGGAGCCTTCACGGGGATCTACGGACGCAACGAACCCCATAGCGTCCGTTTCAGGAGCCAGTTGCGCGCCGGCGGCTTCATGCTTTTCATCATTCTCCTGGCCACATTGCTAGCCCGTTTCGCCCATGCCTTGGGCATTGAAGGTGCTGAATATTCCTGGCTCTTGACCGCTGCCACTACGGTCGTGGCCGGCGTTTGCTCGGTGGTGGTTGCTGCGTGGCGGCTGCGGCCCGGTGGCTCCTTGTTTCATATTTTTGCTTTTGCTGCCATTGCGTCGATCGCAGCCCAACCGCCCCTGTGGGAAGCCCTCCTGGTGGCTGTCGGGACCACGGTTTTCTGCCTCTTGATCGGCATGTCGGCTCGTGTGCTCAAAAGCCACAGAACGCCGTGGAAACGCCCTCCGCGCATCCGGCACACCCCGGCTGAGCGACGGGCGATCTGGCTGGAGGGTGGCGGCTACCTGGTCGCTGCCGGCCTGGCGGGAACCATTGCCACGTTGGTGGGGGAGCGGCTTGGCTTCGGGCATACTTACTGGGCGATGGTTGCGGCGGTTGTTCCCCTCGTGGGGCATTCAACGCGCCACAGGGTCAGCCGAGGCATCCAAAGAATCGCCGGAACAGTGCTGGGCCTGGTGCTGCTGGCGGGCATTCTCTGGCTCAACCCTGCACCTTGGGCGATGGTCCTGGTGATCGCTGCGTGCCAGTTCGGTGCTGAGATGTTTATTGCCCGGCAGTACCTGGTGGCGCAGGTTTTCGTGACGCCGCTCGCGTTGATCGCAACGCTTCTTGCAGCGCCGGTCGATCCTGGTTTGCTGCTTCGGGACCGCATTGTCGAGACGGTCATTGGTGCCGCCGTCGGCGTTGCCGTCGTGGTGGCTCCAGCTCTCTGGCGGCGTGCGCGGAAGCTTCCGCAGCAGGCCTGA
- the lipA gene encoding lipoyl synthase, producing the protein MTLAPEGRKLLRVEQRNSAVPVERKPEWIKAKVQMGPEFVQLKNLVKKEGLHTVCEEAGCPNIFECWEDKEATFLIGGSECTRRCDFCQIDTGKPSPVDMFEPTKVARSVQAMQLRYATVTGVARDDLADEGVWLYAETVRKIHELNPGTGVELLIPDFSGKPEHIAAICDSKPEVFAHNVETVPRIFKRIRPAFRYERSLDVITQGRDLGMVTKSNLILGMGETREEISEALRDLHQAGCDLITITQYLRPSERHLPVDRWVKPQEFVDLQHEAEEIGFLGVMSGPLVRSSYRAGRLWATAMRKKGWEIPEALAHIESSGTTRQEASTILAAHG; encoded by the coding sequence ATGACACTCGCACCTGAAGGCCGTAAGTTGCTGCGCGTTGAGCAGCGTAATTCTGCGGTACCGGTTGAACGTAAGCCTGAGTGGATCAAGGCCAAGGTCCAGATGGGGCCTGAGTTTGTCCAGCTCAAGAACCTGGTGAAGAAGGAAGGCCTGCACACGGTCTGTGAAGAGGCCGGCTGCCCGAACATTTTCGAGTGCTGGGAAGATAAGGAAGCGACGTTCCTGATCGGCGGGTCCGAGTGCACCCGGCGCTGTGATTTCTGCCAGATCGACACCGGCAAGCCCTCCCCGGTAGACATGTTCGAACCCACCAAGGTGGCCCGGAGTGTCCAGGCGATGCAGTTGCGCTACGCCACCGTGACCGGGGTGGCCCGTGATGACCTGGCCGATGAGGGTGTCTGGTTGTACGCCGAAACGGTCCGGAAGATCCACGAACTGAACCCGGGCACCGGGGTGGAGTTGCTGATCCCGGACTTCTCCGGCAAGCCCGAACACATCGCGGCGATCTGTGATTCCAAACCCGAGGTGTTCGCCCACAACGTCGAGACCGTGCCGAGGATTTTCAAGCGGATCCGTCCGGCGTTCCGGTACGAGAGGTCCCTGGATGTCATTACCCAGGGCCGGGATTTGGGCATGGTGACCAAGTCGAACCTGATCCTGGGCATGGGCGAGACCCGGGAGGAAATCTCCGAGGCCCTGCGCGACCTGCACCAGGCCGGTTGTGACCTGATCACGATCACCCAGTACCTTCGCCCGTCCGAACGGCACTTGCCGGTGGACCGGTGGGTCAAGCCGCAGGAATTCGTGGACCTCCAGCACGAAGCCGAAGAGATCGGCTTCCTCGGTGTCATGTCCGGGCCGTTGGTGCGGTCCTCGTACCGGGCCGGCCGCTTGTGGGCCACCGCGATGCGGAAGAAGGGCTGGGAAATCCCCGAAGCCCTGGCACACATCGAGTCCTCCGGCACCACCCGCCAGGAAGCCTCCACCATCCTCGCCGCCCACGGCTAG
- a CDS encoding L-serine ammonia-lyase produces MAVGVFDLFSVGIGPSSSHTVGPMRAGAVFARELRESGLLPAVAGLRVDLYGSLAATGKGHGTFTATLLGLEGYEPEEILPDEVEERLASIAETGKLNLAGEVPLPYAVEDMVLHPLTVLPRHTNGMKFAVADAEGNTVHEATFFSVGGGFIVREGEEDAARQELEESKKELPLPFRTAAELLGRCASKGLGISDIMFINERASRSEEEIREGLLHIWSVMEACVETSLKREGVLPGGLRVRRRAPDWLERLLKEDKDRNDPKYWQEWVNLIALAVNEENASGGRVVTAPTNGAAGIIPAVLYYALNYAPGMDQASQQDRDDVVVKFLLAAGAVGVLYKEQASISGAEVGCQGEVGSASSMAAAGLAEVMGGSPGQVENAAEIAMEHNLGLTCDPIGGLVQIPCIERNAIAAAKAINAAKMALWGDGTHRVSLDEVIVTMRETGKDMSDKYKETAMGGLAVNVVEC; encoded by the coding sequence ATGGCTGTTGGTGTTTTCGATCTGTTCTCTGTGGGCATTGGTCCGTCGAGTTCCCACACGGTGGGGCCGATGCGGGCCGGGGCGGTGTTTGCCCGTGAGCTGCGTGAGTCCGGTTTGCTTCCTGCCGTGGCCGGGCTCCGTGTTGATCTTTATGGCTCCTTGGCTGCCACGGGCAAGGGGCATGGCACCTTCACGGCTACCTTGCTGGGCCTGGAAGGTTACGAGCCCGAGGAGATCCTGCCGGACGAGGTGGAGGAGCGGCTGGCCTCGATCGCGGAGACAGGCAAGCTCAACCTCGCCGGTGAGGTCCCCCTGCCGTATGCGGTGGAGGATATGGTGTTGCATCCGTTGACGGTGTTGCCGCGGCATACGAACGGGATGAAGTTCGCCGTGGCTGATGCTGAGGGAAACACTGTGCATGAGGCGACGTTCTTTTCGGTTGGTGGTGGGTTCATTGTCCGGGAGGGTGAGGAGGACGCTGCGCGGCAGGAGTTGGAGGAGTCGAAGAAGGAGTTGCCGTTGCCGTTCAGGACGGCGGCGGAGTTGTTGGGCAGGTGTGCGTCCAAGGGGTTGGGGATTTCGGACATCATGTTCATCAATGAGCGGGCGTCGCGGTCTGAGGAGGAGATCCGGGAGGGTCTTTTGCATATCTGGTCGGTGATGGAGGCCTGTGTTGAAACCAGTTTGAAGCGTGAGGGTGTGTTGCCTGGCGGGTTGCGGGTCCGGCGTCGTGCTCCTGATTGGTTGGAGCGGTTGTTGAAGGAGGACAAGGACCGGAACGATCCGAAGTATTGGCAGGAGTGGGTGAACCTGATTGCTTTGGCGGTCAATGAGGAGAACGCTTCTGGTGGTCGGGTGGTGACGGCGCCGACCAATGGTGCTGCGGGGATTATTCCGGCGGTGTTGTATTACGCGTTGAATTACGCTCCGGGCATGGATCAGGCCAGTCAGCAGGACAGGGATGATGTGGTGGTGAAGTTCTTGCTCGCTGCTGGTGCGGTGGGTGTGTTGTATAAGGAGCAGGCGTCGATTTCGGGTGCTGAGGTGGGGTGTCAGGGGGAGGTTGGTTCGGCGTCGTCGATGGCTGCTGCGGGGTTGGCTGAGGTGATGGGTGGTTCTCCGGGTCAGGTGGAGAACGCTGCGGAGATCGCGATGGAGCATAATCTGGGGTTGACGTGTGATCCGATCGGGGGGTTGGTTCAGATTCCGTGTATTGAGCGGAACGCGATTGCTGCGGCGAAGGCGATCAACGCGGCGAAGATGGCGTTGTGGGGGGACGGGACGCACCGGGTTTCCCTGGACGAGGTGATCGTGACGATGCGTGAGACGGGCAAGGACATGTCCGATAAGTACAAGGAAACCGCGATGGGCGGCCTCGCCGTCAACGTCGTCGAATGCTGA
- the glyA gene encoding serine hydroxymethyltransferase, with protein MNPAAVTEFEQVVSASLDAQLSELDPEIAAKIDDELGRQRDGLEMIASENHTAVAVMQAQGSVLTNKYAEGYPGKRYYGGCEHVDVIEQLAIDRIKALFGAEYANVQPHSGAQANASVMHALIKPGDTIMGLNLAHGGHLTHGMRINFSGKLYNVVPYGVREDTHTVDMAEVERLAQEHKPALIVAGWSAYARQLDFAEFRRIADSVGAYLMVDMAHFAGLVAAGLHPSPVPHAHVTTSTTHKTLAGPRGGIILSNDADIAKKINSAVFPGQQGGPLEHVIAGKAVAFKIAASEEFRERQERVLAGSRILAERLVQPDVAARGISVVSGGTDVHLVLVDLRNCELDGQQAEDRLAAIDITVNRNAVPFDPRPPMVTSGLRIGTPALATRGFGEAAFREVADIIAEALIADADADLTGLRHRVEALAAAHPLYPGVANLG; from the coding sequence GTGAACCCGGCAGCCGTGACCGAATTCGAGCAGGTTGTGTCGGCGTCGTTGGACGCGCAGCTCTCCGAGCTGGACCCCGAGATCGCCGCGAAGATCGACGACGAACTGGGCCGCCAGCGCGACGGCCTGGAAATGATCGCATCCGAGAACCACACTGCCGTAGCTGTCATGCAGGCGCAGGGCTCAGTGCTGACCAACAAGTACGCCGAGGGCTACCCGGGCAAGCGCTACTACGGCGGCTGCGAACACGTCGACGTCATTGAGCAGCTGGCCATTGACCGCATCAAGGCATTGTTCGGAGCCGAGTACGCGAACGTGCAGCCGCACTCCGGCGCACAGGCGAACGCTTCCGTGATGCACGCGCTGATCAAGCCGGGCGACACCATCATGGGCCTGAACCTTGCCCACGGTGGCCACCTCACGCACGGCATGCGGATCAACTTCTCTGGCAAGCTCTACAACGTGGTCCCGTACGGGGTTCGCGAGGACACCCACACTGTGGACATGGCTGAGGTGGAGCGCCTGGCCCAGGAGCACAAACCGGCACTGATCGTGGCCGGCTGGTCCGCGTATGCGCGGCAGCTGGACTTCGCTGAGTTCCGGCGGATTGCTGACTCCGTGGGCGCCTACCTGATGGTGGACATGGCCCACTTCGCCGGCCTGGTGGCTGCTGGCCTGCACCCTTCGCCGGTCCCGCACGCCCACGTCACCACCTCCACCACGCACAAGACCCTCGCCGGTCCGCGCGGCGGAATCATCCTGTCCAACGACGCCGACATCGCCAAGAAGATCAACTCGGCCGTGTTCCCGGGCCAGCAGGGCGGACCGCTGGAGCACGTGATCGCGGGCAAGGCTGTCGCGTTCAAGATTGCCGCTTCGGAGGAGTTCCGTGAGCGCCAGGAACGCGTCTTGGCCGGTTCCCGCATCCTGGCCGAACGCCTGGTCCAGCCCGACGTCGCTGCCAGGGGAATCTCCGTGGTTTCCGGTGGAACAGACGTGCACCTGGTCCTGGTGGATCTGCGCAACTGCGAACTCGATGGCCAGCAGGCCGAGGACCGTCTCGCCGCGATCGACATCACCGTCAACCGCAACGCCGTCCCGTTCGACCCGCGCCCGCCCATGGTCACCTCAGGCCTGCGGATCGGCACCCCTGCGCTGGCAACGCGCGGCTTCGGGGAAGCGGCCTTCCGTGAGGTCGCTGACATCATCGCCGAGGCACTGATTGCCGACGCCGATGCGGACCTTACCGGGTTGCGTCACCGCGTTGAGGCACTCGCTGCCGCGCACCCGCTGTACCCGGGAGTTGCGAACCTCGGGTAG
- the gcvH gene encoding glycine cleavage system protein GcvH, whose product MSKVVAELKYSAEHEWVAADGDGPVGIGISAVAADALGDIVYVDLPEVGSTVTAGETCGEVESTKSVSDLYSPVTGEVTEINDAVVGDPALINNDPYGQGWLFKVAATEEGPLMSAEEYAAANGGEL is encoded by the coding sequence ATGAGCAAGGTAGTAGCTGAACTGAAGTACTCGGCCGAGCACGAGTGGGTTGCCGCTGACGGGGACGGGCCGGTGGGGATCGGGATCTCCGCCGTCGCCGCTGACGCCCTGGGCGACATCGTGTACGTGGACCTTCCCGAGGTTGGTTCCACAGTGACCGCGGGGGAGACCTGCGGCGAGGTGGAGTCCACCAAGTCGGTATCGGATCTGTACTCGCCTGTGACGGGTGAGGTGACCGAGATCAACGACGCCGTTGTCGGAGATCCCGCGCTGATCAACAACGACCCCTACGGCCAGGGCTGGCTGTTCAAGGTCGCCGCCACCGAAGAAGGTCCGCTCATGTCGGCCGAAGAGTACGCAGCAGCCAACGGAGGCGAACTGTGA
- the gcvT gene encoding glycine cleavage system aminomethyltransferase GcvT, with translation MTENYTALYEQHKKAGASFTDFGGWQMPLKYESELAEHHAVRNAAGLFDLSHMGEVWVTGPDAAAFLDYALAGKLSAIAVGKAKYSLICNADGGIIDDLITYRRADDNFLVVPNAGNAKVVAAALKERSAGFDVLVDDASAETSLIAVQGPNAEAILLKLVPAEQRSLVTELKYYAAVEVSITFDGGTQDLLLARTGYTGEDGFEIYIPNVDAPGLWEALLEAGEGHGLIPAGLAARDSLRLEAGMPLYGNELSRHVNAYAAGLGPVVSLAKESDFVGKEALAAIKAAGVGSTIGQKLVGLKGTGRRAARAHYSVLKDGSLIGEVTSGQPSPTLGYPVALAYVDVEHSAVGTIVDVDLRGKAEPFEVVPLPFYKRQK, from the coding sequence ATGACTGAGAACTACACAGCCCTGTACGAGCAGCACAAAAAAGCCGGCGCTTCCTTCACGGATTTCGGCGGCTGGCAGATGCCCCTCAAGTACGAGTCCGAACTCGCCGAGCACCACGCGGTCCGCAACGCAGCCGGCCTGTTCGACCTCTCCCATATGGGCGAAGTCTGGGTCACCGGCCCCGACGCCGCAGCGTTCCTGGACTACGCCCTGGCGGGCAAGCTGTCCGCGATTGCGGTGGGCAAGGCCAAGTACTCGCTGATTTGCAACGCCGACGGCGGCATCATCGACGACCTCATCACGTACCGTCGCGCTGACGATAACTTCCTGGTGGTCCCCAATGCGGGCAACGCCAAGGTGGTTGCGGCGGCACTGAAGGAGCGGTCAGCCGGCTTCGACGTGCTGGTTGACGACGCCTCCGCCGAGACGTCTCTGATTGCCGTGCAGGGCCCAAACGCCGAGGCGATCCTGCTGAAACTGGTACCCGCCGAGCAGCGCTCCTTGGTGACGGAACTGAAGTACTACGCGGCGGTGGAGGTTTCCATCACGTTCGACGGCGGCACCCAGGACCTGCTGTTGGCCCGCACGGGTTACACCGGGGAAGATGGCTTCGAGATCTACATCCCGAACGTTGATGCCCCCGGTCTGTGGGAAGCGCTCCTGGAAGCAGGCGAAGGCCACGGACTCATCCCCGCCGGCCTTGCCGCCCGCGACTCCTTGCGCCTCGAAGCCGGAATGCCCCTCTACGGCAACGAACTCTCCCGCCACGTGAACGCCTACGCCGCAGGTCTTGGCCCGGTAGTTTCCCTGGCCAAGGAAAGCGACTTTGTTGGCAAGGAAGCACTCGCCGCGATCAAGGCTGCCGGTGTGGGATCCACCATCGGCCAGAAGCTCGTGGGCCTCAAGGGCACCGGCCGTCGTGCCGCCCGTGCGCACTACTCCGTTCTCAAGGACGGTTCCCTGATCGGTGAGGTGACCTCGGGCCAGCCAAGCCCGACGCTCGGTTACCCGGTGGCGTTGGCCTATGTCGACGTCGAACATTCAGCGGTTGGCACCATCGTGGACGTTGACCTGCGCGGCAAAGCGGAGCCTTTCGAAGTGGTGCCGCTGCCGTTCTACAAGCGCCAAAAATAA